A region of Carassius auratus strain Wakin chromosome 41, ASM336829v1, whole genome shotgun sequence DNA encodes the following proteins:
- the LOC113059092 gene encoding derlin-1-like produces the protein MSDIGDWFKNIPFITRYWFAGSIAVPLIGKLGLISPVYLVLWPEAFFHKFQIWRPITGTLYFPVGPGTGFLYLVNLYFLYQYSSRLETGAFDGRPADYVFMLLFNWICIVITGLMMDMQLLMIPLIMSVLYVWAQLNRDVIVSFWFGTRFKACYLPWVILGFNYIIGGSIVNELIGNLVGHLYFFLMFKYPMDLGGRSFLSTPQFLYQMFPNRRGGVSGFGVPPTRRPVPQEQPGGGGGGGGGRHNWGQGFRLGDD, from the exons ATGTCAGATATCGGGGACTGGTTTAAAAACATTCCTTTCATCACTCGTTACTGGTTTGCTGGCTCAATAGCAGTGCCGCTAATAGGAAAACTGGGATTAATCAGTCCTGTGTACCTTGTGTTATGGCCGGAGGCATTCTTTCATAAATTCCAG ATATGGAGACCGATAACTGGGACGTTGTATTTCCCAGTTGGCCCAGGAACGGGTTTTCTATACCTGGTTAATTTGTATTTTCTCTACCAGTACTCCTCGAGGCTTGAAACAG GAGCTTTTGATGGAAGACCAGCAGACTACGTGTTCATGCTCCTTTTCAACTGGATTTGTATTGTT ATAACTGGTCTAATGATGGACATGCAG CTCCTGATGATCCCCTTGATCATGTCTGTTCTGTACGTCTGGGCTCAGCTAAATCGTGACGTGATTGTATCTTTCTGGTTCGGCACCCGATTCAAG GCTTGCTATCTTCCTTGGGTCATTCTGGGATTCAACTATATCATCGGTGGCTC TATTGTCAACGAGCTGATTGGGAACTTAGTTGGCCACCTTTACTTCTTTCTGATGTTTAAATACCCCATGGACCTGGGCGGCAGGTCCTTCCTCTCCACTCCACAGTTCCT GTACCAGATGTTCCCAAATCGACGAGGTGGGGTGTCTGGATTTGGCGTTCCTCCAACCAGGAGACCTGTGCCCCAAGAGCAGCCAGGAGgcggaggtggaggtggaggtgggCGCCATAACTGGGGTCAAGGCTTTCGGCTGGGGGATGACTGA